In Rhodothermia bacterium, the sequence TCGCCTCTGGCACAAAGCGGATAAAACCATCCACCATACCTAAACCTGCTCTTAGAATCGGAACCAAAATAATTTCTTGTGCAAATCGGTATCCTATGGTGGTTTCCAAGGGCGTTTCGACCAAATGCTCAGCAAGAGAAACCTTTCGCAAAGCCTCATACGCAAGGATTGCGGTTGCATCCGTTAACACTTTTCTGAAAGTACCATGCGGTGTTTTTTTGTCGCGCAGTATAGTGAGATCGCGTTTAAGTACTGGATGATCAACAACTTTCAACATATTATTAATGATTATTTTTTATGGATTTGGGCCTACCTTTATTGGCCTGTTTACATCCGTTACCCATTCACTCCACGAGCCCGGATAGACTTTGGGCATGGGCAAGCCCGCATGAACAAACGAAAGGGCTAAATGTGCTGCCGTTACCCCAGAACCACAATAACAAACTGGATTTTCGTATTGTAATAATTCTTGCCTTAAAAAGGCTACTGATTTAAAGTTTTTTATCACTGTGTTCGGTTCTAGCGCAAAACTTTCAATAAATGGGCGTGATAAAGCACCCGGAATATGGCCTGCAACGGGGTCTATGACTTCATTTTCGCCACAATAACGGTCAAAAGTGCGTGCATCCAAGAGTCTATGAGTTTGTGAAGCCTGAAAAACCTCCTGAACATCGGCAACCAATTCGGGACGCAAATAAGGCGTAAATAAGCGTTTAGGGCGATGTTCAACAACATCCGAAATGGGGTATTCCTTAGCTATCCAAGCTGGCCATCCTCCTTCTAAAACAGCTACTTTTTTATGCCCCAACCATT encodes:
- a CDS encoding sulfurtransferase, coding for MFQTLITPEALYQHLGDPNWVILDDRHNLMNISEGRAQFIDAHILGAQFADLETDLSGLILRGKTGRHPLPDPNLLAQKLGEWGVDENVQVVAYDGFGGAFAARLWWLLQWLGHKKVAVLEGGWPAWIAKEYPISDVVEHRPKRLFTPYLRPELVADVQEVFQASQTHRLLDARTFDRYCGENEVIDPVAGHIPGALSRPFIESFALEPNTVIKNFKSVAFLRQELLQYENPVCYCGSGVTAAHLALSFVHAGLPMPKVYPGSWSEWVTDVNRPIKVGPNP